In Lycium ferocissimum isolate CSIRO_LF1 chromosome 11, AGI_CSIRO_Lferr_CH_V1, whole genome shotgun sequence, a single genomic region encodes these proteins:
- the LOC132038342 gene encoding cytochrome P450 CYP72A219-like, producing MEYLSLLKMEMLSNVIATICVAILLVYTWKVLNWAWFKPKKVEKYLRQSGLKGNPYKLLYGDSKELTKSVIEAKSKPIKFTDDIAQRLIPIFLNAINKNGKSSFIWLGPDPLVLITDPEHVKEIFTKNYVYLKRTHPNPLTKLLVQGLANIEGDKWAKHRKIINPAFHIEKLQHMLPAFYLSCSEMLSKWEDIVPNETSFELDVWPDLQIMTSEVISRTAFGSSYEEGRTVFELQKEQAEYVMEKARSIYIPGSRFLPTKRNKRMLEIEKEIQTTIRRIIDKRLRAMERGETSKDDLLGILLESNLKEIELHGRKDFGMTISEVVDECKLFYFAGQETTSVLPVWTMILLCLHLEWQVRAREEVLQVFGNDKPDLEGLNRLKIVTMILYETLRLFPPFPVFGRRIQEEVKLGELNLPAGVVLVIPAILVHYDKEIWGEDAKEFKPERFSEGGSKATNGKVSFIPFSWGPRVCIGQNFAMMEAKMAIAMVLQKFSFELSPSCAHAMYEKYNVKFLSQKSSRVNPTRCLMEPPGSPNTARLVGEQAHTTGATTFTEEIAQKPSYANAIVTPPSIPPRGNRYGYPSVKTRRTNHNGVRTVIFKSKDYYGIMAKECKFTLIGKFVRGRPKIEVTRAAFSKKVTVKETVVIGAYDHNSVFIDFTNEDDCKRTYFRRLVDINGV from the exons ATGGAGTACTTATCACTTCTGAAAATGGAGATGTTAAGCAACGTGATAGCAACAATATGTGTTGCAATTTTATTGGTATATACATGGAAAGTGTTGAATTGGGCATGGTTTAAACCAAAGAAAGTGGAGAAATACTTAAGACAAAGTGGTCTTAAGGGAAATCCATACAAGTTACTGTATGGAGATTCGAAGGAGCTAACAAAAAGTGTCATTGAAGCAAAGTCTAAGCCCATCAAATTCACTGATGATATAGCTCAAAGGCTCATCCCCATTTTCCTTAACGCCATCAACAAAAatg GTAAAAGTTCTTTCATCTGGCTAGGCCCAGACCCATTGGTGTTGATCACAGATCCTGAACATGTAAAGGAGATTTTCACAAAGAATTATGTGTATCTAAAGCGAACTCATCCCAATCCATTGACCAAGTTATTGGTTCAAGGTCTTGCAAATATTGAGGGAGACAAATGGGCCAAACACAGGAAAATCATCAATCCTGCCTTCCATATCGAGAAGT tacaGCATATGCTGCCAGCATTTTATCTGAGCTGTAGTGAAATGCTAAGCAAATGGGAGGACATTGTTCCAAATGAAACATCGTTCGAGCTCGATGTGTGGCCTGACCTTCAAATAATGACTAGTGAAGTCATTTCTCGCACAGCATTTGGGAGTAGCTATGAAGAAGGAAGAACAGTATTTGAACTTCAGAAAGAACAAGCTGAGTATGTAATGGAAAAAGCACGTTCAATTTATATACCAGGATCAAG GTTCTTGCCtactaaaagaaacaaaagaatgcTGGAAATCGAAAAGGAAATTCAAACGACAATTAGGCGTATCATTGACAAAAGATTGAGGGCAATGGAACGAGGGGAGACTAGTAAAGATGACTTATTGGGCATATTACTTGAATCcaatttgaaagaaattgaaCTTCATGGTAGAAAAGATTTTGGAATGACTATATCAGAAGTGGTAGACGAGTGCAAACTATTCTATTTTGCTGGACAAGAGACAACTTCAGTGTTGCCCGTATGGACAATGATTTTGCTGTGCTTACATCTGGAGTGGCAAGTACGTGCCAGAGAGGAGGTGTTGCAGGTCTTTGGAAATGATAAACCAGATTTGGAAGGACTAAATCGCTTGAAAATT GTAACGATGATCTTGTACGAGACGTTAAGGCTATTCCCCCCATTTCCAGTATTTGGTAGAAGGATTCAAGAAGAAGTGAAATTGGGAGAGCTAAATCTACCGGCCGGAGTGGTACTTGTTATACCCGCAATCCTAGTACATTATGATAAGGAGATATGGGGTGAAGACGCAAAGGAATTCAAACCAGAAAGATTCAGTGAAGGAGGGTCAAAGGCAACAAATGGAAAGGTCTCATTTATCCCATTTAGCTGGGGACCCCGTGTTTGCATCGGACAAAACTTTGCAATGATGGAAGCAAAAATGGCAATAGCAATGGTACTACAAAAATTCTCCtttgaactatcaccatcttgTGCACACGCTATG TACGAAAAATACAACGTTAAATTTCTCTCTCAAAAGTCCAGCCGTGTGAATCCCACACGCTGCCTTATGGAGCCTCCTGGCAGCCCTAATACAGCGCGTCTGGTGGGGGAACAGGCCCATACCACAGGGGCGACTACATTTACGGAGGAAATTGCACAGAAACCTTCTTACGCGAATGCGATTGTGACACCACCATCAATTCCACCGCGGGGCAATCGATATGGTTATCCATCCGTTAAGACTAGAAGAACCAATCACAACGGAGTTCGTACTGTTATCTTCAAATCCAAAGACTACTATGGAATCATGGCTAAAGAGTGTAAATTTACCCTAATTGGAAAATTTGTGAGAGGTCGGCCAAAGATTGAAGTCACACGAGCTGCTTTCTCCAAGAAAGTCACAGTGAAAGAGACTGTTGTTATTGGGGCTTATGATCACAACTCGGTTTTCATTGATTTTACCAATGAAGACGATTGCAAAAGAACATACTTCAGGAGATTAGTCGATATCAATGGGGTCTAG
- the LOC132036330 gene encoding protein PATRONUS 2-like isoform X1, whose amino-acid sequence MAKNLIQRPLIFQDENSDIYLKKGLITGKSKSGKPEAVIKKGTAGLKRRNALNDITNKSNAIPEEATRKKSSQKELKVPSEFNIAEETFQHDHKKCIEAQRSAMTRKHFLESVLPGCDSASPIDIPKTETGMSDKGIDSPHCYPMLEELPMSEFSWLKSSWKSPPKKRDSPPSSPFELEFEPVEFTLKEVKDC is encoded by the exons ATGGCGAAGAATCTCATCCAGAGGCCTTTAATCTTTCAAGATGAAAACTCAGACATATACCTCAAAA aaggTTTGATAACTGGAAAATCAAAGAGTGGTAAACCAGAAGCAGTTATTAAGAAAGGTACGGCGGGGCTTAAAAGACGTAATGCCCTCAATGACATCACGAACAAGTCGAATGCCATTCCTGAAGAAGCAACAAGGAAAAAGAGTTCACAGAAGGAGCTTAAAGTTCCAAGTGAGTTTAACATTGCAGAGGAGACATTTCAACATGATCACAAAAAATGCATAGAGGCACAAAGATCAGCAATGACGCGAAAACATTTCTTGGAATCAGTTCTGCCTGGATGTG ATTCAGCTTCTCCTATTGACATACCAAAAACAGAAACTGGAATG AGTGACAAAGGAATTGATAGCCCACACTGCTACCCTATGCTAGAAGAATTGCCTATGTCAGAGTTCTCTTGGTTGAAATCTTCATGGAAGTCTCCTCCAAAGAAGAGGGATTCTCCACCCTCCTCTCCTTTTGAGTTGGAGTTTGAGCCGGTTGAATTTACATTGAAGGAAGTAAAAGATTGCTGA
- the LOC132036330 gene encoding protein PATRONUS 2-like isoform X2: MAKNLIQRPLIFQDENSDIYLKSLITGKSKSGKPEAVIKKGTAGLKRRNALNDITNKSNAIPEEATRKKSSQKELKVPSEFNIAEETFQHDHKKCIEAQRSAMTRKHFLESVLPGCDSASPIDIPKTETGMSDKGIDSPHCYPMLEELPMSEFSWLKSSWKSPPKKRDSPPSSPFELEFEPVEFTLKEVKDC; the protein is encoded by the exons ATGGCGAAGAATCTCATCCAGAGGCCTTTAATCTTTCAAGATGAAAACTCAGACATATACCTCAAAA gTTTGATAACTGGAAAATCAAAGAGTGGTAAACCAGAAGCAGTTATTAAGAAAGGTACGGCGGGGCTTAAAAGACGTAATGCCCTCAATGACATCACGAACAAGTCGAATGCCATTCCTGAAGAAGCAACAAGGAAAAAGAGTTCACAGAAGGAGCTTAAAGTTCCAAGTGAGTTTAACATTGCAGAGGAGACATTTCAACATGATCACAAAAAATGCATAGAGGCACAAAGATCAGCAATGACGCGAAAACATTTCTTGGAATCAGTTCTGCCTGGATGTG ATTCAGCTTCTCCTATTGACATACCAAAAACAGAAACTGGAATG AGTGACAAAGGAATTGATAGCCCACACTGCTACCCTATGCTAGAAGAATTGCCTATGTCAGAGTTCTCTTGGTTGAAATCTTCATGGAAGTCTCCTCCAAAGAAGAGGGATTCTCCACCCTCCTCTCCTTTTGAGTTGGAGTTTGAGCCGGTTGAATTTACATTGAAGGAAGTAAAAGATTGCTGA